One Nitrososphaerota archaeon genomic window, AAACCGTCGAGGTACCCTACGCCACTGAAACATGGAACTTTACAGGCATCCACATTGTTAAGGTCTGCTACCAAGGAAACTGCGGAGTTGCAGCGCAATACAACGGCGTACTAACCCCACCCGGAACATACACAATCGAGTGGCAACCGAGCTACACCACGGACTACGCACGCGACAACGGGTGCTGCAAAGGCGGCTTTAGCCAACCGATAACAATCAGCTTCAAAATCGAGAAGTGAAACTGATGCAAATAACGCTGAGAAATTAGGTTTAGATGAAGCAAACCTTCGCGATATACTAACGAAGCTAATGTTTCACATAGATGAGCTGAACTTCACAGGCAAAAACACCTATACAGACAACGAGGGCAAGATTAGTGAAATAACATTTCGAATAAGCAACACAACTGTCCAGATACCCTACCTGATTGAGAAGGCAAAATACAACGGCTTAGACGCTTGAATCATTGCGCTAAACTGGGATAGCAAGGGCTCCCCAAGGAATGCCTAGGAAAAAACAGGTTGTCGTACTGATAGTACTGCAACTGCTGTTACTGACGCACAAGGCTCTTCAACCCCGGATCCTGGCCAGCGTAGCTGAACAGAGATTGCTTTCTACCCGATTTTGCCGCGCAGCGCTAGGAACGCTATTGCTAGTAGGATGATGACTATTATGAATGCGGCTACGGGGATTGTTATGTCTGGCGCTGGGGTTGGTTTGACTACACCTGCGTAGGTGGATCTAGATCCTGTGGCTAGCGAGGTTACTGTGTTGTAGCTTGTGCTGGTTAAGGTGATTGTTGTTAAGTTGGTTTTTGTGGCTACAGTGGATGTTGTGTTGCGTGAGAGTGTGGTTGTTGTAGTTGTGGTGTTGGTTGATGTCTTTACAGTCGATGTTGTGTTGCTGGTTGTCTTTATCGCGGGTGTGATCTTCAGCGGGACTTCGATGCTGGCGTTGAGGTTTACGCCTTCCTGATCTTCTCTTCCGAAAGCGAACACTGTCAAGACTACTCTTCCTTGAGCTGCGTCAGGCGTTGCCTTGATTGTCATTTTCGTTGAAGCGACTCCGTTCGTGGGAATCCCGTCTATTTTTTGGGGATTGAAAGTAGCGGTCACTCCCTTAGGCAGGTTTGTAACGTTGAAGAAGCTAATGTGGCCAATTGTCCATTTGCCCTGCGGATACACACTTACAGTAAGTGTAGCGTTATCTCCGGCTTCGATGCTTGGAGACGACGGCTCAACCCCTAGGAAGATGGACGGAGGCGCCTCAGCTAACGCGTAGACTGCAGGAGCAGTCAAGAGAACAAGTAGTGCAACAGCCGCTAATACAGGTCTCAACTTATCCTATCTCACCCACTTACTTTCCCACTTACCTAGCTCAGCTTTCTAGATACGTTGTCTCAAACTAAAAACGTATCTGGACGAAACAGTAGAGTGAGCAGCTTCAAACCCCGTATGTGCTGCTTTCGTAGGATTGTTCAGTTGGTTCTATTATTGTTGCTGTTGTTTCTTCTTTGTGTCCTTGTCTTTGTCCTTGTTTGCTGTTGGTATGATGATGGGTGCTGATTGGCCGACTAGGCTGTTTAGCACCGCTACGAGTGTTTGTCCTTCCGGTATTACGAATAGGCTGTTTTTGCTGAAGCTGTTTTCAGCCACTTCGAGTTGTCTTAGGAGCTGAGCGTTTCCTACGAAATACTTCTCGGCGGCTTCGTTAACTATCTGGATGGCCTGCGCTTTGCCTTCTGCCTCCAGTACAGTGGCCGCTTTGACTCCTTCAGCCTGTTTGATGGCGGCGCGTCGTAATCCATCCGCCTCGGTTTCTTTAGCTGCAGCAAAGTCTCTAGCAGCTATCTTCTCGTTCTCGGCTTTCACTACCTTGTTCATTGTTTCCTGTACATCTTGTGGCGGGTTGATTTCTCGAAGTTCGGAGCGGACTACATCGATACCCCAGCTATTTGTCTCCTGAGTAAGCGTCTTCATAAGATCCGCGTTAATCTTGTTCCGCTCACTGTTAGCCTCGGTCAAAGTTAACGTGCCGATTATGTTGCGAAGCGTTGTTTGGGCCAGCGCTACAATCTGCACATCCACGTTGTTGACGCGGTACTGGCTTGACTTCACTGACTCCTCGTCAGCCTTCACCTTATAGTATATCTGAGCCGCTACCCGCGCGTTCAACTTATCCTTCGTAATAATCTCTTGACTAGCAATGTCAACCATCTTCTCGGTGATGTTGACCTTTATCATTCGATCCACTATCGGAATGATGAAGGTGGTCCCTGACTCCGCGAAACGGTGATACTTACCTAACCTCTCAACCAACCCCCGCTGAGTTGGGCGAAGCGTCCTCAACCCAGTCACAAAAAGCGTTGCAAAAAAGCTGAAAAGAGCCAGATACCCTAACGATGCGATAGCGTCCAATGCAGCCACGCATTGCAGCAGGTCAGTATATAAGAAAACCAGCCATAACTGCCTCTTTAAGCTGGCATCAAGTTCTTCCCAGAATAAAACCAGTACCACGTCAAGACAACTACCGCTGCGAGCAGCACACCATTTCTTCTAAGCAGCTAATCCAATTATGCGTAGGCTGAGACCTAAGCCTTCTTGACCTAAGCTTCTCGATTAGTTGAACCCTCTATCCCAAGTTGAATAACGCAATAATATGGGGAGACAGAAGCATTAAAGTAATGGATTGGGTAAGCGAAAATGATGTCTATCAAAATAAAGGACATAGAAGCCTATGTCATTAAGGAGAAGAACGGCACCTATTCGATTGCATGTTCTTCTCTTGGCGTCTGCACAGTAGGGGAGAATTTGGCAGAGGCACAGAAGAATTTTGAAGAGGCTTTAGATCTGCATCTTTCTGTGCTTAGAGAGAAGGCTATCAAGAAAGTTGCTTCGCTTAATCCAAGGTAGTTAGCTATCCATCTTGAAGAAAGTCTCTGAATGCTCGGCCAGCTTGAACGAGCTAACTTCTATACATGGCCGAGAGCTCATCAAAATCCTTTGCAACATATTCGGCTTCAGAGTAATGAGGCAGAAAGGAAGCCACGCCACTCTATACAATGGAAAAATCCATGTAACCGTTCCAACCAAGCGAATCCAGATGGGCTTACTCAAGGTGATACTGGAGCAGTGCGGAATAGCTAGAGAACAGTTTCTACCGGCGCAAACGAGACCGCAATCAACTTTCCCAACTAGCCGAGATCTCCAATGACCTGTTGATGAAGTAACATATTCATGCCTGAGTTCTTTCGAGATTGCCTTAATCAGGTCAGAATGGGCGGGTTATCTGAAAAGGTTAAGTGGGGAGTCAAATCTTATATTACCGATTAGAGCGGCCGTCTGGTACCAGAACTAGAAAGTAAGTGAGGCCTTGAAGATACAAATTAATGAGGAGTTCTGTATAGGCTGTAGGCTCTGTGAGGTTTATTGTCTCGTTGAGCATTCTCAGTCTAAGGATATTGTGAAGGCCTTCAAGAGGGAGGCTCCTAGGGCTTTAGCTAGAGTTCACGTGGAGGAGAATGGGCCTGTTTCCTTCGCGCTTCAATGTCGTCACTGCAATACGCCTAGCTGCGTGTATGCATGTTTAACGGGCGCGATGCATAAGGATGAGAATGGTGTTGTGCTTCATAATCCTGACAGGTGCATCGGCTGCTGGAGCTGCATAATGGTCTGCCCCTTCGGCGCCATCACGAGAGATGAGCGGGGCAGAAAAGTAGCCTCTAAATGCGATTTGTGCCCCGGCAGAACCACCCCCAGCTGTGTAGAGCACTGCCCAAATGAAGCTTTAACTCTTGTCGCGGAGGCGTAACAGTTTGGCCTACAAGTATCTGATTATCGGAAACTCCGCTGGCGGAATAGGTGCTGCTGAAGCGATACGCAGCGTTGACGCGGAAGGCTCCTTGGCCATACTCTCAGATGAACCGTGCGTAGCATATTCGAGGCCGATGATAACCAATCTCTTAACTGGTCAAGCCTCCTTCAACAACATGGTTTACAGGTCGAGCGACTTCTACACCGAGAACCGTATCGAAACCCTGCTTGGTAAGAAGGTCGCTAAGCTTCAGCCCAGCGAAAACAAGGTTACTCTAGACGGCGGAGAAGAGATAACGTATGAGAAGCTTCTGCTCGCCACCGGTGGAACACCGTTCATCCCGAAGATGAATGGGCTTCAAAAGAAAGGCATCCACACCTTCACAACAATAAAGGACGCTGAGGAGATCCGGGGAAAGATACAGCAGCAGGAGATAGGTGAGGCCGTCGTGTTAGGCGGCGGGCTAATCGGTCTACTCACCGCGGAGGCGCTGGTCACAATGGGGCTTAAGGTCACGGTTGTCGAGCTGCTGGATCGGGTTCTCGCTCCCCTGCTTGATCCGAAGGCTTCGGCGATGGTGCGGGAGGTGGTTGAGCGCAACGGCATACAGGTAGTCACCGGGCGCACCGTAACCGAGGTTTTAGGTAAGGATGAGGTTACCGGGGTGCAGCTTGATGACGGTCGATGGCTGCCCTGCAAACTGTTTGTTGTAGCCGTTGGAGTGGCGCCTAACGCTGGTCTCGCGAGAGAAGCGGGATTGAAGGTCAACCGAGGCATAGCGGTTAACTCACGCATGGAGACCAGTATCCCGAACATCTACGCCTGCGGAGACTGCGCTGAACTACTTGATTTCCTCAGCGGAAACAATCGGCCGATACCGATCTGGCCTGCAGCGTACATGAGCGGGATGGTTGCCGGGTCGAATATGGCTAAGTCGCCTAAGGAGTATGATGGCGGAGTCGGGATGAATTCGATGCATCTCTTCGGTTTCCCAGTTATCTCCTTCGGCAAAGTCAACCCTACAGACGCTGAAGGCTGCGAGGTATTATCAAAGACAGATGAGGTGAGGGGTGCGTATCGGAAGATTGTTCTCTCAGGGAACCAGATTGTCGGTGCGATACTGGTTGAAGATATTGATCGGGCGGGAATCCTGCTCGGGTTGATGCGGAGAAAGGTAGATGTCTCAGGGTGCAAGGAAGCCCTGATACAGGACGACCTCGGGCTGATTAGCCTGCCCAGAGCGGTGCGAAGCAGAATGTTCGAAATGTCGGTGAAGAAAAATGTTGCAAAGTAAGAAGAACGTGAATGAGATACTAGCAAACCCGCATAACGATGACAAAGTCATCGCAGCCTGCTCGCTCTTCGGATGCCTTGACATAACTGGGCGAAACTTCTCAGGCGAAGGCGTAGTCCAAGCTATAGCGAACATGCATAACAGGGGCAACGGCTTAGGCGGAGGCTTCGGTGTCTACGGACTCTACCCTGAGCATAAAGATCACTACGCTTTCCACATCATGTATACCAGCCGCGACGTTAAGGCTGAAACCGATGTTTTCCTAGAGGAGCACTTCGACATAATCGAGGATGAAGAGATACCTACGAAGCACCACCACCCGATAACTAACCCACCGCTGCTGTGGCGATACTTCGTGCTTCCCAGAACAGAACCTCAGTTTCACGACAACCACGTCGTGGAGAAGGTCATGACGATCAACAAAGAAAGCAAAGGAGCCTACGTCTTCAGCAGCGGCAAAAACATGGGTGTCTTCAAAGGAGTAGGATACCCTGAAGACATCGCAAGGTTCTTCCGTCTAGACGATTACAAAGGATATCTCTGGACGGCTCACGGCCGCTTCCCGACAAACACACCCGGCTGGTGGGGAGGAGCGCACCCATTCAACCTTCTAGACTGGACAGTAGTACACAACGGAGAAATCAGCTCCTACGGCATCAACCGTAGATACCTAGAGACACGAGGATACCCATGCACCCTCCAAACAGACACCGAGGTAATGGCCTACGCGGTGGATCTGCTGATGCGGCGACATAGGTTACCGATTGAAACAGCCTGCAAAGTCTTTGCACCACCCTTCTGGAGCCAGATTGACCAGATGAGCCAAGAGGAGCAGAACCTGTATAGAACGATAAGGCAGGTTTACCCCAGTCTCCTGATGAACGGCCCCTTCACCGTGATAATTGCGCGTCACGGCGAAATGCTCGGGCTTACCGATAGAATCAGGCTGCGACCCTTAACCGCAGCTACCCGCGGCAACCTGCTCTACCTCTCATCGGAGGAGGCGGCAATCCGACTGATCAGCCCTGACCTGGATCGCGTCTGGACGCCTAACGGAGGCGAACCGGTCATCGGGAAGGTCGGAACACAGGCTAGGGCTCAACCAGCTGAAGGCCCCTACACCGAGGTAAGGAGAAAGTAACATCGATGAAAAGCTACAATCTACCTGAATTCTTAATCGAACGTGACGACTCACGTTGCATCCGCTGCCGAGTCTGTGAAAGGCAGTGCGGCTGGGATGTCCACTCCTACGACGCTGAGGAGGATAAGATGGTTCACAATGAACAGGACTGCGCCGGCTGCCAGAGATGCGCCGTCTTCTGCCCCACCAAGGCGCTCATAGTGAGACCTCATCCGTACGGCTACAGGCCTAATGCGAACTGGACCAAAGAGTACCTTTCAGACCTGAAGAAGCAGGCTGAAACCGGAAGCATTCTATTAACCGGAATGGGTAACGACAAAGGCTTTCCGATATACTGGGACCACCTAGTCCTTAACGCTTCACAGGTCACAAACCCCTCTATCGACCCGTTAAGAGAACCTATGGAGCTCAGAACCTATCTGGGCAGGAAGCCTGAGCAGTTAGAGGTGCTAGAGGACGGCACACTCAAAACAGTCTTGGCGCCCCAGATCAAGCTCGAAACCCCGATAGTCTTCTCAGCAATGTCTTACGGTGCCATTAGCTTCCAAGCAATGGAGTCACTAGCCCGAGCCGCAACAGAGTTCGGAACCTTGTTTAACACCGGTGAAGGCGGCTTACCGAAAGCGCTTAGAAAATACGGTAAGAACGCGGTTGTACAATGCGCCTCCGGACGCTTCGGAGTAGACCTAGAGTACCTGAACACCGGTGCCATGGTTGAAATCAAGATTGGTCAGGGTGCTAAACCCGGTATCGGCGGACACCTACCCGGAAAGAAGGTGACTGAAGCAATTTCCGAGACACGAATGATCCCCACGGGAACAGACGCCCTCTCACCGGCACCTCACCACGACATCTACTCAATCGAAGACCTCTCAATGCTAATACACGCGCTTAAAGAAGCGACAAACTACGAGAAACCTGTCTCCGTCAAGATCGCCGCAGTTCACAACTCCGCAGCCATCGCCAGCGGAATAGTGCGGGCTGGAGCGGATGTTGTCGCAATAGACGGTTTGAGAGGTTCAACCGGCGCAGCCCCGAAGAGCATTCGAGACAATGTCGGTATCCCGATTGAACTCGCATTAGCTGCGGTAGACACCCGGTTAAGGCAGGAAGGCATCCGGAACCAAGCCTCGATTATCGCGGCAGGCGGCTTCAGATGCAGCAGCGATATCGTGAAGGCTATTGCGCTAGGTGCTGACGCGGTCTACATCGGAACCCCTGCGTTGATAGCTATGGGCTGCACAGTCTGCCAGAAATGCTACAGCGGCATCTGCAACTGGGGCATCGCTACACCAGACCCCTATCTCAGCAAGAGGCTTAACCCGAACATCGGCAGCCGAAGACTGGTCAATCTGTTGAACGCCTGGAGTCGTGAAATGAAGGAGATGCTCGGCGGAATGGGCGTCAACGCTATCGAGAGTCTCAGAGGCAACAGGCTTCACCTGCGAGGCGTAGGTCTGCAGGACTGGGAACTCGAAGTACTCGGAGTCAGAGGAGCAGGAAGGTAGGTAAGTAGTAGGCAGGTAATCGGGTATGGTTAGATCAAGTTCAAGCGGTGAAGTGGGTCAGAGCCTGTTTGAGATTGACGCTAAAGGTCTACCTTATGTCGATCTCAACGCCAAGGTAAGGTCGGCAGCGGCTTCGGGTGCGAAGAAGATTATTCTTCAAAACGTCTGCGGTCAACGATACATCGGGACAAGAGTCTACCCGTATGGACCGGTTGAAATCGAGGTTTACGGTACACCAGGAAATGATTTAGGCGCCTTCATCGATGGACATCGAATCGTGGTTCACGGGAACGCTCAGGACGGCACCGGCAACACGATGAACGGCGGCGAAATCGTGGTTCACGGCAGAGCAGGTGATATTTTGGGGATGTCTATGCGAGGCGGCGAAATCTATGTCCGCGACAGCGTCGGCTACCGGGTAGGCATACACATGAAGGAGTTCGGCTCGAAATGCCCTGTGCTAGTAATAGGCGGAACCGCTCAGGACTTTCTGGGCGAATACGCTGCAGGCGGCATCGTAATCCTCCTAGGACAGCATCAGGACAGCAAATCACCGGAGCATAAAATGAACTTCGTAGGCACAGGAATGCACGGCGGCACCCTCTACATCAGAGGCGAACTGCAGCCGCAGCAACTAGGCAAACAGGTAACGATGTCCGACATAGACGAGCAGGACCAGCAGATACTAGACAAATACATAGCCAGATACTCAGCCCACTTCAACATACCCAAGAAGCAGCTAGCTGATAGAAACTTCAAGAAAATCCAACCCACCTCAAAACGACCCTACGGCCACCTCTACACACACTAAATTACGCTGAAAGGTCTTTCCTTCAGAACAGTCACTACAATGTTGCATGCCGATAATCGCCTGCCGGGTACTGCAGTTCTGTTGACTAGTCGGCTGATAGATAGGCTGTTAACTGTCGCCGGATGGGGTTAGAATTCTTCTGATCCTAGGCGTTGATCGTTTTATTGCACGGCCGTGATGCAGATGAGGCCGCGGTGAAGAGGGATTCGATGAATGAGGAATGATGAATGTGTTATCTATGTCTACAATAGCAAGGGTAGAGTGATGCAGTCATATCGCAAGATAGGTGATACGTGGACTTAAACAACTCATTCCAATGGCAGAATCAGAACTATGACCGCGGAACAGCTGCTGTCACACCTATTACCACCACTCGCTGGAGTAAGTGTAGCTAAACTCAAAGTAGTAAAGATACTACAATAAGGATACACTGTTAAGTTGTTTGACCCAGCGTAATTGTGGAATAGCAGTTTCTGTTTATGATTTGGTTTAGACGACCTCGACCTTGATTTGCGTCCATGGTTCAAGATTCCGTAACGTTTGTTTCGTTCCTGTTTTGAAAAGGTTTATAACACATTTTGACAAACTGTGGCATGGTCCGGTGTGGCGGCGCACTCTGAAACAAAGCATCTAACGGGAAGAATCAATCGGAAGCAGTTAGAGCAGTTAGATGAGATATCGAAAGAGGAGAAAATCGATCGTTCAGCAGCGCTTAGAAAGATACTGGAGATAGGCATAGGGGAATACTTGAAGCGAAAGGCAGTGGACGATTATAGGCGAGGCAGGGTCTCTATAGGTAAGGCCGCGGAAATAGCGAATGTGTCAATCGCAGAGTTCTACAAGATTCTCAAGGATGAAGACGTACCCGTCAAGATAGATGTGAGTACGCTGAAGGACAGTTTAGAGTGAGTGAGCGAGCAAGTTATTGAGTGAATGGATTGATGTTACGGGTAAGAAGAGAGTTTGAGCTTTTTTGAGGGCTGTGGCAGACACATCGAGCCTAATTCATGCCGCCAAGGTACCAAGATTCTGGAGTCTCATGAGGAAAACATTCGATGAGATTCGCATACCTGAAGCTGTATACAAAGAGATACTGAAAGGCAGAGAAATAGGAAGCCCAGACGTACCGGTGATTGAAAGAGCTATTATTGAAGGCTGGATAAAAGTGCTGAAAGTAGAGAAATCAAAATTATCTCTACCCGACAATCTAGGCGAAGGAGAGAAGGAAGCCATTATACTGATGCAGCAAGAGACAAGCAAGGCTGCAAATGAGAAGCAGCGATTAGAATGGCTACTAATGGATGACAAGGTCGCATCCACCACCGCCAAACTCATGAATCTAACAGTTCGCCCAGCAATATACCTGCTAATCTACTGGACAAAAAAGAACGTAACGAAACCATCACAGGCATTAAAGATGCTCGACGACATAGTAAATGCAGGTTATCGTCTCAGCCCCGAAGATTACATTACAATCAAACAACTAATCGCAACATATCTGCCGTAAGACTAATAATCTGATATGGAGGCGTCGTATGCTTGAAAGAGGCAGCGGACGGGACGCCTATGAATCATTTGAGATGCATTGAGTGCGGAGCCACATACAATGTAGACGAAGTCATCTACCAGTGCCGCAAATGCAACGGCATCCTTGAAGTCGTAATGGATCTCGAGACCGTGAAGAAGCGTATAAGCAACAATGAGTGGCGCAGCAAACCCCTCGGGGTGTGGCGTTACGCAGACTTTCTCCCAATCAAGGATCGAGTAAACATCGTTACCCTTAACGAAGGGGGAACTGGTCTCCACCGCTGCAAAAGACTAGGCGAAAAGCTCGGGTTGAAGAACCTGTACGTGAAGTTTGAAGGTGAGAACCCCACAGGCTCCTTCAAAGACCGCGGAATGACCGTCGGTATCAGCAAAGCTAGAGAACTAGGTGTAAATACGGTGGTGTGCGCTTCAACCGGTAACACCTCCGCGTCTTTGGCGGCTTATGCGGCTAAAGCGGGCATGCAGTGCATTGTGCTGCTGCCTGCCGGTAAGATCGCGCTTGGCAAGCTGGGTCAAGCTATTGCTCACGGAGCCAGGATTGTCCAGGTGAAGGGGAACTTTGATGATTCTCTGCAGATGGTTTTCCAGCTCTGTCAGCGAAACAAGGACATCTACCTGCTGAACTCGATTAACCCGTTCCGAATCGAGGGACAGAAAACACTAGCCTTCGAAGTGTCTGAGCAGCTAGGCGTCCCACCTGACGTTATGCTGATGCCTGTCGGCAACGCCGGCAACATCAGTGCGGCTTGGAAAGGCTACAACGAGTTCGAAACCCTCGGCCTAACCAAGACGAAGCCAAGGATGATCGGTATACAGGCTGAAGGCGCCTCACCCATCGCGGATGCGTACCGCGGCAAGAAACAGAGCATCAAACCGGTGGGTGCACCTGAAACCGTCGCCACCGCTATCCGCATCGGCAATCCTGTGAGCTGGCGTAAAGCCCTCAACGCGATATACAACTCCGACGGCTACGCCGACACC contains:
- a CDS encoding FAD-dependent oxidoreductase, whose amino-acid sequence is MAYKYLIIGNSAGGIGAAEAIRSVDAEGSLAILSDEPCVAYSRPMITNLLTGQASFNNMVYRSSDFYTENRIETLLGKKVAKLQPSENKVTLDGGEEITYEKLLLATGGTPFIPKMNGLQKKGIHTFTTIKDAEEIRGKIQQQEIGEAVVLGGGLIGLLTAEALVTMGLKVTVVELLDRVLAPLLDPKASAMVREVVERNGIQVVTGRTVTEVLGKDEVTGVQLDDGRWLPCKLFVVAVGVAPNAGLAREAGLKVNRGIAVNSRMETSIPNIYACGDCAELLDFLSGNNRPIPIWPAAYMSGMVAGSNMAKSPKEYDGGVGMNSMHLFGFPVISFGKVNPTDAEGCEVLSKTDEVRGAYRKIVLSGNQIVGAILVEDIDRAGILLGLMRRKVDVSGCKEALIQDDLGLISLPRAVRSRMFEMSVKKNVAK
- a CDS encoding glutamate synthase-related protein yields the protein MKSYNLPEFLIERDDSRCIRCRVCERQCGWDVHSYDAEEDKMVHNEQDCAGCQRCAVFCPTKALIVRPHPYGYRPNANWTKEYLSDLKKQAETGSILLTGMGNDKGFPIYWDHLVLNASQVTNPSIDPLREPMELRTYLGRKPEQLEVLEDGTLKTVLAPQIKLETPIVFSAMSYGAISFQAMESLARAATEFGTLFNTGEGGLPKALRKYGKNAVVQCASGRFGVDLEYLNTGAMVEIKIGQGAKPGIGGHLPGKKVTEAISETRMIPTGTDALSPAPHHDIYSIEDLSMLIHALKEATNYEKPVSVKIAAVHNSAAIASGIVRAGADVVAIDGLRGSTGAAPKSIRDNVGIPIELALAAVDTRLRQEGIRNQASIIAAGGFRCSSDIVKAIALGADAVYIGTPALIAMGCTVCQKCYSGICNWGIATPDPYLSKRLNPNIGSRRLVNLLNAWSREMKEMLGGMGVNAIESLRGNRLHLRGVGLQDWELEVLGVRGAGR
- a CDS encoding glutamine amidotransferase family protein, with translation MLQSKKNVNEILANPHNDDKVIAACSLFGCLDITGRNFSGEGVVQAIANMHNRGNGLGGGFGVYGLYPEHKDHYAFHIMYTSRDVKAETDVFLEEHFDIIEDEEIPTKHHHPITNPPLLWRYFVLPRTEPQFHDNHVVEKVMTINKESKGAYVFSSGKNMGVFKGVGYPEDIARFFRLDDYKGYLWTAHGRFPTNTPGWWGGAHPFNLLDWTVVHNGEISSYGINRRYLETRGYPCTLQTDTEVMAYAVDLLMRRHRLPIETACKVFAPPFWSQIDQMSQEEQNLYRTIRQVYPSLLMNGPFTVIIARHGEMLGLTDRIRLRPLTAATRGNLLYLSSEEAAIRLISPDLDRVWTPNGGEPVIGKVGTQARAQPAEGPYTEVRRK
- a CDS encoding 4Fe-4S dicluster domain-containing protein, coding for MKIQINEEFCIGCRLCEVYCLVEHSQSKDIVKAFKREAPRALARVHVEENGPVSFALQCRHCNTPSCVYACLTGAMHKDENGVVLHNPDRCIGCWSCIMVCPFGAITRDERGRKVASKCDLCPGRTTPSCVEHCPNEALTLVAEA
- a CDS encoding type II toxin-antitoxin system HicB family antitoxin produces the protein MMSIKIKDIEAYVIKEKNGTYSIACSSLGVCTVGENLAEAQKNFEEALDLHLSVLREKAIKKVASLNPR
- a CDS encoding type II toxin-antitoxin system HicA family toxin; protein product: MKKVSECSASLNELTSIHGRELIKILCNIFGFRVMRQKGSHATLYNGKIHVTVPTKRIQMGLLKVILEQCGIAREQFLPAQTRPQSTFPTSRDLQ
- a CDS encoding SPFH/Band 7/PHB domain protein; the encoded protein is MDAIASLGYLALFSFFATLFVTGLRTLRPTQRGLVERLGKYHRFAESGTTFIIPIVDRMIKVNITEKMVDIASQEIITKDKLNARVAAQIYYKVKADEESVKSSQYRVNNVDVQIVALAQTTLRNIIGTLTLTEANSERNKINADLMKTLTQETNSWGIDVVRSELREINPPQDVQETMNKVVKAENEKIAARDFAAAKETEADGLRRAAIKQAEGVKAATVLEAEGKAQAIQIVNEAAEKYFVGNAQLLRQLEVAENSFSKNSLFVIPEGQTLVAVLNSLVGQSAPIIIPTANKDKDKDTKKKQQQQ
- the thrC gene encoding threonine synthase — protein: MNHLRCIECGATYNVDEVIYQCRKCNGILEVVMDLETVKKRISNNEWRSKPLGVWRYADFLPIKDRVNIVTLNEGGTGLHRCKRLGEKLGLKNLYVKFEGENPTGSFKDRGMTVGISKARELGVNTVVCASTGNTSASLAAYAAKAGMQCIVLLPAGKIALGKLGQAIAHGARIVQVKGNFDDSLQMVFQLCQRNKDIYLLNSINPFRIEGQKTLAFEVSEQLGVPPDVMLMPVGNAGNISAAWKGYNEFETLGLTKTKPRMIGIQAEGASPIADAYRGKKQSIKPVGAPETVATAIRIGNPVSWRKALNAIYNSDGYADTVTDQEILDAQRLMAQTEGIFAEPASSAPIASLKKLLEQKIIDPSETIVCVATGHGLKDVDIITRVFGKPIEVEANIEAIEKFLSLILEYDRLLQQPSAASQ
- a CDS encoding UPF0175 family protein, with the translated sequence MAAHSETKHLTGRINRKQLEQLDEISKEEKIDRSAALRKILEIGIGEYLKRKAVDDYRRGRVSIGKAAEIANVSIAEFYKILKDEDVPVKIDVSTLKDSLE